The Thermococcus sp. 4557 genomic sequence AGGACGCCGTTAAGTTGCTCAACCTCGCCATCGGGCTGGGCTTCAAGTACTCGAACATTAAAAGCGTGAGCCACAAAAAGCTCCTCGTTGAGATACGCTCCACCGAGAGAATGGACGTCCCGCTCGGCGCGGACGGGGAGTTGTGGGTGAACGAGGACTACATTGAGAGAATCGTTGCCATAGCGAACGACCAGCTGAGAAGGTTTAAGGGGAAGCTGAAGAGGCTGGAGGAAGAGGTTGGAAAGATAGAGAACACCCACCAGCTCATTTAAACATCAATCGGGAGCTTTACGTAGTCAAGGACGCTTCCACGGCTCTTCTTTATCTCCACGTGCTCCACGAGCTCCTTGAACTGACCTCCAGCGAGGCCGTCGCCGATTATGGCGCTCCCCTGGGCGGCCTCTTTGGCCTTACCCTCAAGGCCCCTCTGCCTGACGACGGGAAGGTCAAAGAGCTCCTCGAAGGTATCCTCCACGTCCTTCCTCAGCTCGTCCATGCGCATCAGCCTGCCTGAGAGGATTATCTCTCTGGCCCTTCCAACGACGGCAAGTTCTGAGGCAACGGCCTTAATGAAGCCGTCCTTCATAGCCTCCCAGGCCCTTGAGAAGGGCTCCTCGTCGAGCCGCTTGGCAAACTCCTCCGGTGGAAGTATCTCGTTGGCCGCTATTACCGTTGCCCCGCCCCAGAAGAGATGCCACTTCTTTATCCCTCCCATCAAATAGGCGACCTCGCCGTCGAGGGCGCCGCTGTTTACGTACGCAGGGCCGGGGAATATCGTCCCGCCGATGCCATCAACGATTTTTCCTCCCTTCACAGCTCCAGCGTAGTTGTAGCCGAAGCCCACCTCGAGGAGGACGAAGGAAACCTCGCTGTACTCAATTCCAAGCCTCTTCGCCTGGTCGTAGATGCCGAGCACGGTTATCGCCATCTTGTCCGCCGTCCCCATGTCCACCTTGTTGTACTTCCTCCACTCAGGGACGGTCGGAAGGTGAATAACGCCCGGAATGAACCAGACGTTCATGCCCTTCTCGGCCATCTGGCCGACCATCTCCTGGAGGCCGAGGAGAACGGGGATTTCCTTCATTTCCTCCTCTCTGACGAGGGTCATCTCGAAGCGGTCCCTCTCGGTCAGCTCGCTTATGTGCTTCAGCGGAACCCCGTAGCCAGAGGGGCCGATTATGAGCTCGGCGTTGAAGTCCTCGATGGCCTTAACGATCCTCCCCGGGTCTTCGGCAACGACCTCGCTCGGAAACGTTAAATCGAGCTTTATCCTTCCGTCCTCAAGGCCTATGACATCGAAGCTCTTGGTTCCAGGGTCAACACCTATGACCCTCACGAGAACTCCCTCCAGTTCAACCGGTCATCCAGAAAAGAAAGTCGCCGTTTATAAAACTGTCCCCGTTTAACCCGTTAAAGCCTAAAAGCGGGGAATAAGAACGAGAAAAATTAAGGGAGTCGAATTAAGGGCCTTCAGTCGAGGTCGCTACCGAAGTCGCTGCCTCCGCCCTCGCCGCCCTTGTCCTTCTCGAGCTTGCTGGCGGCGATGACGTCGTCGATCCTGAGGATCATTATTGCCGCCTCGCTGGCGCTCTTGATGGCCTGCTTGGTGACCCTGACCGGGGCGATGACGCCCTTCTCCATCATGTCGGCCGGCTCGCCCTCGAAGACGTCGACACCGATGGTCGGGCCCTTCTCCTTGTGGGCGGCGATGACCTTCACGAGGATCTCGATCGGGTCGAGACCGGCGTTCTCGGCGAGGGTCCTCGGGATGACCTTGAGGGCCTCGGCGAAGTTCTCGATGGCGAGCTGCTCCTTGCCGCCGACCTCCTTGGCGAACTCGTCGAGCCTTATGCTGAGCTCGATCTCCGGAGCACCGCCGGCGGCGAGTATCTTGCCGTCCTCGACGATGTCCTTGACGACCTTGACGGCGTCCTCAAGGGCGCGCTCAACCTCGTCGACGACGTGCTCGGTGCCGCCGCGGATGAGTATAGTGACGGCCTTCGGGTTCTTGCAGCCCTCGACGAAAATCATGTTCTCGCCGGCGACCTTCCTCTGCTCGACGAGCTCGGCCTCACCGAGGTCCTCGGCAGTGAGGTCGCGGACGTTGGTGACGATCTTGGCGCCGGTGGCCTTGGCGAGCTTCTCCATGTCGCTCTTCTTAACCCTCCTCACGGCGAGGATGCCGTACTTGGCCAGGTAGTGCTGGGCGAGGTCATCGATGCCCTTCTGGACGAAGACGACGTTGGCGCCGACCTCCTTGATCTTGTCGACCATCTCGCGGAGCATCTTCTCCTCCTGCTCGAGGAAGGCCTGGAGCTGCTCCGGGCTGGTGATCCTGATCTCGGCGTCGGTCTCGGTCTCCTTGACCTCGAGGGCCTCGTTGATGAGGGCAATCTTCGCGTTCTCAACCCTCTTCGGCATTCCCGGGTGGACAACTTCCTTGTCGATGACGACGCCGCGAACGAGCCTGGTGTCCCTGACACTGCCGCCCTCCTTCTTCTCGAACTTGATGTTGTCGAGGTCGACCTTGTAGGTGCCGTCGACCTTCTCGGCGACCTGCCTGACGGCGTCAACAGCTATCTCGGCGAGGTACTCGCGCTCCTCCTCGGCGGCCTTACCGGTGATGGAGGTGACAGCGGCCTTCTTGAGGATCTCGGCGTCCTCAACGTCGATCTCCCTGGCCATGTTGTCAAGTATCTCCTGGGCCTTCTCGGCGGCCAGGGCGTAACCCTTTATGATTATGCTCGGATGGATGTTCTGGTCAAGGAGCTCCTCAGCCTTCCTGAGAAGCTCACCGGCGATGACGACGGCGGTAGTGGTTCCATCGCCAGCCTCCTTGTCCTGAGTCTTAGCAACCTCAACCATCATCTTCGCGGCCGGGTGCTGGATGTCCATCTCGTCGAGGATGGTTGCACCGTCGTTGGTGATGACGATGTCTCCGAGGCTGTCAACGAGCATCTTGTCCATACCCTTCGGGCCGAGGGTGGTCCTGACGGTCTCCGCGATTATCCTCGCGGCAAGAATGTTGAGCCTCTGGGCATCCCTTCCAACGTACCTCTGGGTTCCCTCAGGCAGAATAACAACCGGCTGTCCAGCGAGCTGGGCCATCTCCCCTCACCTCCGCCCGCTTTTGTTTTCCACCAATGAGAGCTTTTAGTTACAATTAGTGTTTCCGGTCTATGGTTCCTTTGGCTTATTTATAAATTTTTCGGTTTCTTGGCCGCACTAGTGCGGCAGCCCGGTACACCCGAAGGGGAAAGTTTTAGGAAATCAGAGCCACCAGCTGTTCAGTCTTCTCTCCCACCCCGGCACAGCCGTTCTTCCAGCTACAGAACGCTTCGGGGGCTAAACTTTATGCACCTTTGCCCCGGCAACCCGCTCCAGGATGGGGACATAGGACAGGCCCGGGCTTATCCCCCTTCCTCTCGTGTCATAAACCGTGAGCTCAATCTCCCTCTTTTTCAGCGCCCTGGCAAGCTCCGTTATTTCCTCCTTAATCCTCCTTCCAAAGAGCGGCACGTTTGCCTTTCCGTCGGTTATTAGAAAAGCCCTCACCTTGACCGACCGGTCCTTCATCCTCTCCCTGTTCGCCAAAAGCAAAAGATTGTAGAGGGCAGAGCTTAAAGGTGTCCTCCCTCCAGTCGGAACGCTCTCTATTTTCTCAAGCACTTCCCAGTAGTTCTTAGTGGGTGGAACAAATATCTCCGCCTGGTTACCTTTCGCAACGATCATGGCCATCTTTGACTTTTTGATGTAGCCGTTCTCAACCAATTTCTCCGCTATTCCCTTCGCAATGCTTATCCTCTTCTGCACGGCCATGCTTCCGCTCGAATCCAGGAGCAAAACCCAGAGCGTTGGTGCCTTTGCCTTCCTGACCCTAACACGAACGTCCTTTAAATTAAGCTTTATTGGAGGCTTTTTTCCATTCAGAGCTGCCCAAACCAGAGAGTTGTAAAAATCAACGTCTTTAATTTTGCCGTTGGTTGGTGGGAGATACGAAACTGGAACGCCTTTGGGGAAGTTTATTACTGTAACGCTGACGTCCCTTGAGGACCGGTATCCCGTGAATTCGCCTCCATCAAAGTTTTTGCTTTCTATCCCCGGGATTTTAGCCTCGCTCGAGCGAAAATTCTGCTCTAAGTTTCCAGTTCCTCGACTTCGAGCGCTTCCACTTTTTTCTCCCTTCTTGTGCTCATGCTTGTGGTGGTGCTTATGATCTTGATTGTGCTCCCTATCATCTTTAGGCTTTGGGGGCCTCATCTGGGGCGGCTTTTGGAACGGCCTGTCCCTCAGGCGGTGCGGTAAAGCTAATTCCATAGCTTTTTCTAAGTCTTCCAGTGAGACCCTTCTCCTCCCGTTTAGGGCGGCTATCGCTTTGGCCGTCTTTATCGTGGCTATCTCGGCCCTGTTGGTTTTGATTCCCAGGTTAACGACCGTTTCAGCCAAAAGCTTCAGCAAATCGTCGCTTATCTCGACCTTCGGCAGAACCTCCCTCGCCTTAACGATCCTCTCCGTGAGCTTCTTCTCTTCGCTCTCATATTTTTTGTAGAAGTTTATGGGGTCTTCATGGAACTCCTCAACGCGCTTGACTATCTCTATCCTCTCCTCCGGGTTCATAGGTGCTGAAACTTCAACGCATAAACCGAACCTGTCGAGGATCTGCGGTCTGAGCTCGCCTTCCTCTGGGTTCATGCTTCCAACCAGGATGAACCTCGCCGGATGCCTGAAGGAGATTCCCTCCCTCTCTATAGTGTTCCATCCCATTGCTGCAGCATCTAAGAGTGAATCGGCTATGTAGTCGTCCAGGAGGTTGACCTCATCAATGTAGAGCACGTTTCTGTTTGCTTCCGCTAGTATTCCCGGCTGCAGAGCTTTTTTGCCCTCCTTTAAAAAGCGCTCCACATCAACGGTTCCAACGAGCCTGTCTATGGTAACACTGAGGGGCAGGTCCACAACGCGCATCTTCCTCTTTGCCACTGGCAGTCCTTCTCCCCGCTCATACCTCTCATAACAGCTGTCGCACATCTCCAGCGGGTTCCCCGGATTGCAGTTGAAGGGACAGTCCGCCACAACTTCAATCTCGGGCAAGACGTTGGCCAGAGCCCTAACTAAGGTCGATTTTCCCGTTCCCTTATCTCCTTTAAGCAGGACACCACCAATCAGTGGATTAACGGCCACGGCCAGCAGTGCCAGCTTG encodes the following:
- a CDS encoding DUF1464 family protein, which translates into the protein MRVIGVDPGTKSFDVIGLEDGRIKLDLTFPSEVVAEDPGRIVKAIEDFNAELIIGPSGYGVPLKHISELTERDRFEMTLVREEEMKEIPVLLGLQEMVGQMAEKGMNVWFIPGVIHLPTVPEWRKYNKVDMGTADKMAITVLGIYDQAKRLGIEYSEVSFVLLEVGFGYNYAGAVKGGKIVDGIGGTIFPGPAYVNSGALDGEVAYLMGGIKKWHLFWGGATVIAANEILPPEEFAKRLDEEPFSRAWEAMKDGFIKAVASELAVVGRAREIILSGRLMRMDELRKDVEDTFEELFDLPVVRQRGLEGKAKEAAQGSAIIGDGLAGGQFKELVEHVEIKKSRGSVLDYVKLPIDV
- the thsB gene encoding thermosome subunit beta, giving the protein MAQLAGQPVVILPEGTQRYVGRDAQRLNILAARIIAETVRTTLGPKGMDKMLVDSLGDIVITNDGATILDEMDIQHPAAKMMVEVAKTQDKEAGDGTTTAVVIAGELLRKAEELLDQNIHPSIIIKGYALAAEKAQEILDNMAREIDVEDAEILKKAAVTSITGKAAEEEREYLAEIAVDAVRQVAEKVDGTYKVDLDNIKFEKKEGGSVRDTRLVRGVVIDKEVVHPGMPKRVENAKIALINEALEVKETETDAEIRITSPEQLQAFLEQEEKMLREMVDKIKEVGANVVFVQKGIDDLAQHYLAKYGILAVRRVKKSDMEKLAKATGAKIVTNVRDLTAEDLGEAELVEQRKVAGENMIFVEGCKNPKAVTILIRGGTEHVVDEVERALEDAVKVVKDIVEDGKILAAGGAPEIELSIRLDEFAKEVGGKEQLAIENFAEALKVIPRTLAENAGLDPIEILVKVIAAHKEKGPTIGVDVFEGEPADMMEKGVIAPVRVTKQAIKSASEAAIMILRIDDVIAASKLEKDKGGEGGGSDFGSDLD
- a CDS encoding VWA domain-containing protein translates to MEPREKRLVFPFSAIVGQEKAKLALLAVAVNPLIGGVLLKGDKGTGKSTLVRALANVLPEIEVVADCPFNCNPGNPLEMCDSCYERYERGEGLPVAKRKMRVVDLPLSVTIDRLVGTVDVERFLKEGKKALQPGILAEANRNVLYIDEVNLLDDYIADSLLDAAAMGWNTIEREGISFRHPARFILVGSMNPEEGELRPQILDRFGLCVEVSAPMNPEERIEIVKRVEEFHEDPINFYKKYESEEKKLTERIVKAREVLPKVEISDDLLKLLAETVVNLGIKTNRAEIATIKTAKAIAALNGRRRVSLEDLEKAMELALPHRLRDRPFQKPPQMRPPKPKDDREHNQDHKHHHKHEHKKGEKSGSARSRGTGNLEQNFRSSEAKIPGIESKNFDGGEFTGYRSSRDVSVTVINFPKGVPVSYLPPTNGKIKDVDFYNSLVWAALNGKKPPIKLNLKDVRVRVRKAKAPTLWVLLLDSSGSMAVQKRISIAKGIAEKLVENGYIKKSKMAMIVAKGNQAEIFVPPTKNYWEVLEKIESVPTGGRTPLSSALYNLLLLANRERMKDRSVKVRAFLITDGKANVPLFGRRIKEEITELARALKKREIELTVYDTRGRGISPGLSYVPILERVAGAKVHKV